The following are encoded together in the Leucoraja erinacea ecotype New England chromosome 13, Leri_hhj_1, whole genome shotgun sequence genome:
- the LOC129703040 gene encoding uncharacterized protein LOC129703040, translating to MSRGSSMSRSKSRSRSRSRSRTSHRRQHRRHNSGNSPMVSVTRFHTGTRNAATSPIISFSRRFKTKRNTGTSPFASPAVSSRGCSAGCQPAAGSLSSSSSSSSSSSTLNHGRDAGGRRAKPVGKRKVSREKAERASSTSTTTSSSSAITTASNSSGGDKKAAARGHKATSKSKSKSRSRSRSRSRARDSSTKASRSPSPSTSTTTTTSSGSNPAPPAKPRDADPPRVKATKSSTESSGRGRSEAVKNNANSNGDRGNNSSSRRRNSQTSAGKGASDVRGRPSRSKSHTGVNPAEGEDEAEDIADLKRTKSSDSRGKGSKTSKTSKSSSRDSSYRQVMVTRTSSKIDISISPSGSEDIIGSPSRSKSSSKNGSGSPSRIKWSSKNNFSPSRSSSYANASSNRRNPNSNTYDAPNRSRSGVHLTSPSRSKSGAFSRTRLSNKINTIINPNRSKTNVNRDRSSGPRKRNPSISFNKILTNIGLSETMSSVRKSGSYISGRVSGKTHKDGSPRKASGSVKGGSQAGAGRSKGHADPVQKSSSSTPSDASSRSRTSTGSGSSKASDKSSSKNSSKNSGQNSGQNSSKTSGQTSSKTSGKTSSNLSSKNSSRNPTNTSTATTTTTTKTNSDTSKSTGRSSARDGHSDDRGQRGKRREQTSGRSMLSPGGHSHADVYY from the coding sequence ATGAGCCGAGGCAGCAGCATGAGCCGGAGTAAGAGCCGGAGCAGGAGCCGTAGCAGGAGCAGAACCAGCCACCGGCGCCAACACAGGAGGCACAACTCCGGCAACAGCCCCATGGTCAGCGTGACTAGATTCCACACGGGGACGCGCAACGCTGCCACCAGCCCCATCATCAGCTTCAGCCGGAGATTCAAGACCAAGCGCAACACCGGCACCAGCCCCTTCGCCAGCCCGGCCGTCAGCTCCAGGGGCTGCTCTGCCGGGTGCCAACCCGCCGCCGGCAGCCTCAGCTCCTCcagcagcagctcctccagcagctccacCCTCAACCACGGCCGCGACGCCGGAGGCCGGCGAGCCAAGCCCGTGGGCAAGAGAAAGGTCAGCAGAGAGAAAGCCGAACGGGCCAGCTCGacctccaccaccacttccagCAGCTCCGCCATCACCACGGCCAGCAACAGCAGCGGCGGCGACAAGAAGGCTGCAGCCCGCGGCCACAAAGCCACGAGCAAGAGCAAGAGCAAGAGCCGGAgccggagcaggagcaggagcagggccCGCGACAGCAGCACCAAAGCCAGCAGAAGCCCCAGCCCTTCCaccagcaccaccaccaccacctcctctggcagcaaccCAGCGCCACCAGCCAAGCCCAGAGATGCGGACCCCCCCAGGGTCAAGGCCACCAAGTCCAGCACGGAATCCAGCGGGAGGGGCCGGAGCGAGGCAGTCAAGAACAACGCCAACTCCAACGGTGACCGcggcaacaacagcagcagcaggagaAGGAACAGCCAGACCAGCGCGGGCAAGGGCGCGTCCGATGTCAGGGGCCGGCCGAGCCGCAGCAAATCTCACACCGGCGTCAACCCCGCGGAGGGCGAGGACGAGGCCGAGGACATCGCCGACCTCAAGAGGACCAAGAGCAGCGACAGCAGAGGCAAGGGCAGCAAGACCAGCAAGACCAGCAAGTCCAGCAGCAGAGACAGCTCCTACAGGCAGGTGATGGTCACCCGCACCAGCAGCAAGATAGACATCAGCATCAGCCCCAGCGGCAGCGAGGACATCATCGGCAGTCCCAGCAGAAGCAAGTCCAGCTCCAAAAACGGCAGCGGCAGCCCCAGCAGAATCAAGTGGAGCTCCAAAAACAACTTCAGCCCCAGCAGAAGCAGTTCTTACGCCAACGCCAGCTCCAACAGAAGGAACCCCAACTCCAACACCTACGACGCCCCCAACAGGAGCAGGTCGGGCGTCCACCTTACCAGCCCCAGCAGGAGCAAGTCCGGCGCCTTCTCCAGAACCAGGCTGAGCAATAAAATCAACACCATCATCAACCCAAACCGCAGCAAGACCAACGTGAACAGAGACAGGAGCAGCGGCCCGAGGAAGCGGAACCCCAGCATCAGCTTCAACAAGATACTCACCAACATCGGCCTGAGCGAGACCATGAGTAGCGTCAGGAAGAGCGGGAGCTACATCAGCGGCCGCGTCTCCGGCAAGACCCACAAAGACGGCAGCCCCAGGAAGGCCAGCGGCAGCGTCAAAGGTGGGAGCCAAGCCGGCGCAGGAAGGTCCAAGGGCCATGCGGACCCCGTCCAGAAGAGCAGCAGCAGCACGCCGAGCGATGCCAGCAGCCGCAGTCGCACCAGCACGGGCTCCGGATCCAGCAAGGCCTCCGATAAGAGCTCCAGCAAGAACTCCAGCAAGAACTCCGGCCAGAACTCCGGCCAGAACTCCAGCAAGACCTCCGGCCAGACCTCCAGCAAAACCTCCGGCAAGACCTCCAGCAACCTCTCCAGCAAGAACTCCAGCCGCAACCCAACCAACACCagcaccgccaccaccaccaccaccaccaagacCAACTCGGACACCAGCAAAAGCACCGGCAGGAGCAGCGCCAGGGACGGGCACAGCGACGACAGAGGCCAGCGTGGCAAGCGGAGGGAGCAGACCAGCGGCAGAAGCATGCTGTCTCCTGGAGGTCATTCCCACGCCGACGTTTATTACTGA